The Candidatus Paceibacterota bacterium genome contains the following window.
TAATTACAATCTGGAGCAGATTATAGAAGATGAAAAATCGTTGCACTGAAGCACTTTATGTGTTAGATTTGTCCAGTCATGATTATTTCGCCTGTAAATATCGAAGAGAGAGAAAAGCTCGACCTCCGCAGTGGGGACACTATTCGCGTTACTCAGAAAATCACTGAAAAAGATAAGAAAACAGGCAAACCTAAAGTTCGTCTCCAATTGTTCGAAGGCTTGTGCCTCGCAGTAAAGCACGGCAAGGAAGCGGGAGGCACTTTCACCTTGAGAAAAGTGGCGAGTGGGGTGGGGGTAGAAAGAATTTTCCCTTTGTATTCTCCATCTATCGATAAAATAGAAGTTACAAAAAGATCAAAAGTGCGCAGAGCCAAGCTCTATCACATTCGCGAAAAAGCTGCCAAAGAAATCAAGAGGCAGATGAGGAATATAAGAACTCTACCTGAAGTTTCCGTGCCCGAAGAAATACTTGAACCTATAGAAAATATCGCTCCGGAAACTCAAAAACAAGAAGCCAAAGTTGAATAAAGCTCAAATTTAAATATACTTTAGCTATTGCCCAGGTGGAGAAATTGGTAGACTTACTACCTTGAGGTGGTAGCGCCGAAAGGCATGCAGGTTCGAGTCCTGTCCTGGGCACTCGGTTATTAATGGTGGCTATAGTTTAGTGGTAAAACTCCGGTTTGTGGAACCGGTATCGAGAGTCCGATTCTCTCTAGCCACCCCAAAATTACAAATATACGGATTTTGAAAATTTAATACGTGAGGGGCCTGGAGTGACCAGGCCCCGGGGCGTTATGCTCGTTCCACATTCTTCATCCACCATACGGAGTAGAGCATTTCATCTTCGGTCACTCCGCTCTGTCGCCTTGAGACGACTTGAACGTAATCAGGGTGTGAACGCATCAGTTTGCGTCCCTTTCCTCTTACCACGGCGATGGACCCGGACACCCTGTTCTTCACTAAGTCCCCAGGTTTGAGCGAACTTTTTTCAGTTGCGCTGATAGGGCGACACAGCGATTCTATTGATGCCAATACGAAAAATATGGTCGGCTTCGAAATTGCGTTTCGAAACCGACCGCGCCGCTCACAAGGAGCGGGGCTGGCGGAAAGGATGAGACCCTTGCCGACAACATGCACGCCTCGTGTATCCTCGCGGTCGAATGGTATCAAGAGAGCCGCCCGCGGTCAACAAGTTATCCACAGTTGCCGTCTGGAGTGGAACCTAGTCTGCCAACCAAGTCCGCGCTGCCACTGCCCAACCCCTGCGCATCATGAGTTGACTGGCTTTTTCCACATAACCCAAAACATAACAACAAGAAACATAGCTATCGAAAGGTAGAGTGAGAATTCTCTAAAGGCTTCCGTCAGCACCAACGATCCGAAATAAACTGTCACAAGGTGACTTGGTATCAAGCCTATCAAAGTACCGAGCATATAATCGCTGAAACTTATTTTGGTAATACCCATTAGGAGGGAGAGGATATTGAAGGGCATGATCGGAGTGATGCGTAAAATCACGACCGCAGTCAAACCTCTTTTCGATACTCTGTCGTAATAGCCGTTGAATTTTTCTAAAGATTCTTTTTCCAAAATATTTTCGATGAAAAGCCGACCCAAGAGGCGAGAGACGATGAATATAATGGAAGCACTCACCATCCCAGCTACCAAACTGTAGAGTGTGCCTTCGGTAAATCCGAAAAGTACTCCAGCGATCGCCATGAGTGGGGTGGTCGGCGTGACCATACTGAGGAAAGCGTAGAGACTCATGAAAATAATCGGCGCTTTTTGGGAAGCTTCGACATAACTTCGGATTTCTTCTATCGGGATACGATCACCCCATACTGAATAACTGAAAAGACCGACAATGATGACGCCGGAAAATATGAGAAAGAGGATTGTTCTAAATTTGCCCCACTTTGACATACGTGTATCATATCATTTATGGATTACTCACTTCTAGATTCGGGGGATCAGCGCAAGCTCGAGAGGTTCGGAGAGTTTGTTCTCTCCCGTCCTGAAAGCCAGGCTCTTTGGAAAAAAGCTCTATCTGACGAAGAGTGGCAGAAAGCAGATGCTACTTTTGAAAAAGGTGTGGGTTGGCAGACGCAGAAAGGATTACCAGATGGCGGATGGACAGTAGAGATAGGAGGAATAAAATTTAAAATAAATCTCAAATCATTCAAACACACTGGTGTTTTCCCTGAGCAAATTGAAAATTGGCATTTTATTGAAAATTTATTAAAAATTAAAAATTCTAAATTAAAAATTTTAAACTTATTCGGTTATACGGGTGGGGCTACTATTGCCGCGGCTCGAAGTGGCCGAGAGCAGAATGCCGAGGTGGAAGTAGTGCATGTCGATGCTTCCAAACCTTCAGTTTCGGCCGCTAAAGAAAACGCCATTTTAAATGGCTTAGAAAAAGCAAATATCAGGTATATTGTCGACGATGCACATGCTTTTGTAAAAAGAGAAATAAAAAGACAAGAAAAAGGAGTAGCTAAGTATGATGCCCTCATTCTTGATCCTCCTTCGTTCGGCCGTGGAGCCAAGGGAGAAGTGTGGAAAATAGAAGAGGATTTGGTGCCACTTCTTGAAGCATGTAAAAGTATCCTCTCCGACAATCCTGCTTTCGTTTTATTAAATGGCTATGCCTCGGGCTATTCTCACACTACTTATGCAGAGCTTCTACAGTCAGTATTTCAATTTACTTCTGGTTCTATAGAATCGGGCGAACTTTCTCTAAAAGAAAGTTCGCCCCGCGCTTTCTCCCTCCCTGCAGGGATTTTTGCTAGGTGGAAAGCTTAAAACTTCCAACCACTCAAATACCGGTATTTGAGTGGTTCACGAGCGGTTAGATTTTTATATAGTGAGTATATTTTCCCGCTTTTCCAACCTGTTGCAACTTTCCTTCTTTTTCTAAAATATCTAAATATCTTCTAGCTGTCGCGTCCGACACTCTCAAAGTTTTTTCAACATCGTCGTTAGTTATTTTTATTTTCTTATCGACCATATTCATAATCTTCTCCAATTTCCTCTTTTTCCCAATCTGTATTTTTTCCAATAAATTTCTCCACAAAGTTTTCTGCTTTGCCTCGACGTAGCCTTGAGCGTAGGCGGGCTTCGCCTCGCCGTAGCTCGACTCTAAAGGAGATGTGGAGGCTGGCATCACTTCAGTTATCGTCACTGTCTCCGGAGTTTTTATAATAGTAATGTTCTCATTCACACTTTTTTCTACAACCGGCTCAATATTTGGTTTCTCGTCTTCAGCTTCTGTTGCGTCTTTAGCTTTAACTTCAGATACGGAAGTTGTTTCTTCCTCTGGTTTTACAGGCGCGACTATTTCAGGTACTGATTCTACAGGAGTATCGACTGTAGGTGTAGGCGTATTTTCTTCTGACATATATAAATAATACTTCGTCGCGTCCTGGCCTACAAGATGAAGGAGGTGAGGTATTTCCCCCATATGCTATAATCTCGGCATTAAAAATAAACACTAATAATATGTTCAATCAAATGTTCCAAGGTACGAGCGGGGAGAGGATTTCCAAATATACAGCCTGGGCTATATTTTTACTGGCCTGTTTTCTCTTGGTCCAGGTAATTACTGGTCTGAAAAGAATGAGTTACATCGGTAAAGAAATTTATCCGCAACGAACCATTATGGTCATGGGTGAAGGTGAAGCTTTCGCCGTGCCTGATATCGGCAGTTTCTCTTTCTCTGTCACTGAATCAGGAGCGACTGTGAAAGAGGCTCAAGAAAAAGCTGATACCAAAATAAACAAAGCGCTCTCTTCGGTGCGAGAAGCTGGAGTGGAAGACAAAGATATTAAAACTACTGGTTACAACGTTTACCCAAGATATGAATGGGAGCAGATCTATTGCATCACTACTCCTTGTCCTGGAGGTAAAAATGTCCTGAACGGTTATGAAGTGAGTCAAACTATCACCGTGAAAGTAAGGGATACTGAAAAAGCAGGTGACTTGGTGACCAAGGTGGGGGCAGTAGGAGTGTCGAACATAAGCGGACTTGATTTTACTGTGGATGATAGAGAAAAATATGTGGCCATGGCCCGCGAGCAAGCGATAGAGAAAGCTAAAGAAAATGCCAAGAAATTGGCTAAAGATTTGGATGTCCGCCTCGGCAAAATGCTTTACTTCAATGACAATAGTGGCTACCCGACGCCTTACTATGGAGAAGGTATGGGAGGTGATATGGTGAGGAGCTCAGCTGCACCTATGAAAGCTGAAATCCCTGTCGGCGAGTCGAAAATAACTTCGCAAGTCAGCCTGACTTACGAGATCAAGTAATATTTAAAGACAAAATTAAAAAGGGTCCCCTTTGGTACAGTAGCCCAAGGAGGACCTTTTTTAATTTAAACTATTTGATTTCTACTCCCATTGACCTTGCCGTGCCGGCGATAATTTTCATTGCCGCTTCTACGTCGTGAGCATTTAGTTCTGGCATTTTTGTCTTAGCAATTTCTTCCAGTTGTTTCTTAGTCAAAGTGCCTACTTTTTGTGAAGGGGCTTTGCCCGCTCCTTTTTCGATGCCTAGAGTTTTGAGGATAAGGCTGGAAGCAGGAGATATTTTCAGTATGAAATCGAAAGTCCTGTCCTCATACACTGAGAGTTCCACTGGTATAGTGTCGCCCATCCTGTCGCGAGTCTGTTCATTAAACTTGGTGACGAATTCACCGATGTTGATACCAGCTGGGCCGAGAGCTGTTCCCACAGGAGGGGCAGGAGTAGCCTTGCCAGCAGGTAAAACGAGCTTTATTTTTTTGGTTACTTTTTTTGCCATAGATAGACCAATTTACATTAAATTTTCTTAATTTGCAAGAAGTCGAGTTCCACTGGAGTCTCCCGACCAAACATCGGTACCAGTACTTTTACTTTTCCTCTTTCTTGATCTACTTCACCCACTTTGCCTTCCAAATCTTTGAATGGGCCATCAGCTATCTTCACTGTGTCGCCCTCAGATACGTCGATATTGTGCTTCGGAGTGTCTGAGTTCATCCTTCTAAAAAGTTCGTCTACCTCCTTTTCTTCGAGGGGCACAGGGAACACTCCTGATCCGACGAAGCCAGTGACGCGGGGTGTGTTGCGTACCACATACCAAGAATCATCGGTGACGATCATGTTCACCAGTACATATCCAGGATATATTTTTTCTTCCTCTTCCACTCTTTTACCACCTTTCACTTTTATTTTTTTCTCTGTTGGCACCACCACATCGAAAATTTTATCTTCCATGCCGAGCGATTCGATTCTTTGTTTCAAATTCCTAGAGACGGCGTTCTCATAACCGGAGTAGGTATGGATGGCGTACCAATTTTTACCTTCTTGTATTTGTTGTTTAGACATAGTTTTAAAATTAAAAGATGGAAAAAAGAAAAGAAGCAAAGATTAAACTACACGATGAGGGCGAGAAGTTTTGAAAATATAAAGTCGAAGAGTCCGAGGAATAGTGATGTCAAAATCGACACGATGATCACGACTACGGTGAAAGCCAGCGCTTGGTTGCGAGTCGGCCAGCTGACGTGGGTAAGCTCTGCTCTGGTTTCTTTCAAATATGTTCCTATGCCCATTTTGTTTTTATTATTTCAGATCTATTAAAAAACCCCTCTCGGGGCGCCTCGGAAACTGTGACTCCATTATATCAAAATGAGCTTTCCTGTCAACTAGCTACTTCCACTTTTTGCTTGTCCATGACGATGGCAAGTATTCCTCTATTTTATATGTTCGATACTCGTCTGTATCTTTGGAGAAACAATGTAACTTAGGAGAAATATCGAACTTGGCGCATATTTCAGAAATGAATTGGCGACAGATACCACACATATCGCAGGGACTGTCAGGATATTTTGATGACACGATGCCTATGTCTGTTATCTCATGATTTTTATCCATGAGTGCACTTAATATAGAAGTGACTTCGGAGTGTAAGCCTAGCCTTTTGTCTGGGCTTGAATATTGTCCGCCGAAATACACTTTGCCGTTTTTTGTAGCTACTGCTGTGCCATAACCTGAAGCTCCATCGTATAGAGGGAAATTTCTGTCTAGACCTTGTATGGCATACGGCTTTAGTTCCAAAGGCTCGCTTATATTTAACTGCAGATGATTTTCCTGAAATTTAGAATTTTGGAATCTACCTATAATTATTTTTTCTGGTTTATAATTACTAAATTCTTTTGAGATATCTTTACTCTCAAATATATTTTCTCCCGATAAATTCACGATCTTGTATTCTATGGATTTTTCGATTCTCATACTGTGGTCAATGATTATTTTGCCGACGATAGGTGAAAGAGAAGTGTCACCGGAAGCCTCTCTTATCGTCACTATTCTTTCTATCCCGTAATCAGTATTTAAAGCTGACAACACAAGGACAGCTTGTTCGGAACTTATGTTTAAAGAATTTGTATCCGAGGCCACGGACCCAGCGCAATACATTTTCCCACTGCTCGAGTAAGCGATGGAGGCAGTTCGCTCCCCCTCTTTTTTTGTTACAGAAAGGGAGAGGGTTTCCTTCAATTTTTCTAGCTCCTTATCTTTAGTTGATATCTGCATTACTTCTAAGTTTACTTACACTAAGGCCTGCTGGTGACCAGTCATAGTGAAGAGTTTTTTTAATAAAATCATTTAGTAAGTGTATTTTATCGCGTTCTAGTCGAGGATACATTTTTTCCGACTGCTTACTTGAAAGCCTGATAGTAGGGAAGAAGGGCATCGGGAAAGCATAGTAAGGCACTAGGCTTCTTTCTTTAGGTTCTACTAGGATGACGGTTATCGGTTTGTTTAAATGCTCGATGGCATAATCGATTCTGTGTACCCCATCGCAAACGATATGAAAGTCGTGCTTGCCGTTAAATTTCAAACCATAATTGATAAGGCCTGCATTAGAATTAAAAATATCAAGATGTTTGATAGCGCTTACTTCGTCTATAAAATAATTCTTAAAATATCGATCTGTAATTGCATGTAAATTGAATTTAGCGTCTTTGACATAGAAATCTTTAAAAAGTTTTAACATCTTGTCTAAGTCGATATAGCCATCCTTCAAATCATAAGTATGTTTTTCTATAATAGGTGGCAACATATGAAATACGCCTCGATTTTGCCAATCGTATTCTATGGCACAATCCATCTTGTCGATACTCATTTTCTTGTTCGATAGAAAAGCGTCAACTGTCTTTATGATATCTACTTGATTTAGATATACAGTCGGTTGAGGGGAAAATAGTATTTCCTGTTTATTTTTCGTTTTTATGGTGGGGTAACTTCCCATCGATTTTGGAGGGTACACAGTGGCTAAGGAAAATTTAGCTTTTTTATAGGGTTTTATTATACGGCCGTCCTTTTTGTACAAGCCTCTAAATTCTATATCCTTCAATTTTTCATAGAGCTCCTCAAGTGGCATTTTCCTTATGAGGGTTATTTTCTCTTTCATGAACTCAGTATATGACGAGCGCTCCCTGGATACAAGTTTTACATTTAGGTTTCAATTTGGTCTTGTAAATGGTATAAAAACCTAAGACCCTGAACCCACACAGCAGAATAGAAAGGCTACAATGCTCAAGTTTGAATCGCTTTATTACGGCGATCGGCTGCTGCCGATCGTTAATGAAACTGGAGACGTGGCTATATGCACTCTCTGGTCCAAAACTGAATCGGCGCGAAAGATTTTAGGAGAAGCTGGGGTTGATCTCGACCCCGCTACTTCTCGCATCTCTGTCATCGCCAATCTCTACGGCAACGGCTTGCCCCAGATGCTGCGCAACCTGCTTCACAACCCGCAGATTCGTTACATCGTGATAGTCGGCAAAAATTTGTCCGGCTCACTCGAGTGGCTCGTCAACTTTTTCGAGCAAGGTCTCGA
Protein-coding sequences here:
- a CDS encoding VTT domain-containing protein, with the translated sequence MSKWGKFRTILFLIFSGVIIVGLFSYSVWGDRIPIEEIRSYVEASQKAPIIFMSLYAFLSMVTPTTPLMAIAGVLFGFTEGTLYSLVAGMVSASIIFIVSRLLGRLFIENILEKESLEKFNGYYDRVSKRGLTAVVILRITPIMPFNILSLLMGITKISFSDYMLGTLIGLIPSHLVTVYFGSLVLTEAFREFSLYLSIAMFLVVMFWVMWKKPVNS
- a CDS encoding SIMPL domain-containing protein (The SIMPL domain is named for its presence in mouse protein SIMPL (signalling molecule that associates with mouse pelle-like kinase). Bacterial member BP26, from Brucella, was shown to assemble into a channel-like structure, while YggE from E. coli has been associated with resistance to oxidative stress.) produces the protein MFQGTSGERISKYTAWAIFLLACFLLVQVITGLKRMSYIGKEIYPQRTIMVMGEGEAFAVPDIGSFSFSVTESGATVKEAQEKADTKINKALSSVREAGVEDKDIKTTGYNVYPRYEWEQIYCITTPCPGGKNVLNGYEVSQTITVKVRDTEKAGDLVTKVGAVGVSNISGLDFTVDDREKYVAMAREQAIEKAKENAKKLAKDLDVRLGKMLYFNDNSGYPTPYYGEGMGGDMVRSSAAPMKAEIPVGESKITSQVSLTYEIK
- the secE gene encoding preprotein translocase subunit SecE, which translates into the protein MGIGTYLKETRAELTHVSWPTRNQALAFTVVVIIVSILTSLFLGLFDFIFSKLLALIV
- the rplK gene encoding 50S ribosomal protein L11; protein product: MAKKVTKKIKLVLPAGKATPAPPVGTALGPAGINIGEFVTKFNEQTRDRMGDTIPVELSVYEDRTFDFILKISPASSLILKTLGIEKGAGKAPSQKVGTLTKKQLEEIAKTKMPELNAHDVEAAMKIIAGTARSMGVEIK
- a CDS encoding DeoR family transcriptional regulator, translated to MSEENTPTPTVDTPVESVPEIVAPVKPEEETTSVSEVKAKDATEAEDEKPNIEPVVEKSVNENITIIKTPETVTITEVMPASTSPLESSYGEAKPAYAQGYVEAKQKTLWRNLLEKIQIGKKRKLEKIMNMVDKKIKITNDDVEKTLRVSDATARRYLDILEKEGKLQQVGKAGKYTHYIKI
- a CDS encoding class I SAM-dependent methyltransferase, whose product is MDYSLLDSGDQRKLERFGEFVLSRPESQALWKKALSDEEWQKADATFEKGVGWQTQKGLPDGGWTVEIGGIKFKINLKSFKHTGVFPEQIENWHFIENLLKIKNSKLKILNLFGYTGGATIAAARSGREQNAEVEVVHVDASKPSVSAAKENAILNGLEKANIRYIVDDAHAFVKREIKRQEKGVAKYDALILDPPSFGRGAKGEVWKIEEDLVPLLEACKSILSDNPAFVLLNGYASGYSHTTYAELLQSVFQFTSGSIESGELSLKESSPRAFSLPAGIFARWKA
- the nusG gene encoding transcription termination/antitermination protein NusG; translation: MSKQQIQEGKNWYAIHTYSGYENAVSRNLKQRIESLGMEDKIFDVVVPTEKKIKVKGGKRVEEEEKIYPGYVLVNMIVTDDSWYVVRNTPRVTGFVGSGVFPVPLEEKEVDELFRRMNSDTPKHNIDVSEGDTVKIADGPFKDLEGKVGEVDQERGKVKVLVPMFGRETPVELDFLQIKKI
- the rplS gene encoding 50S ribosomal protein L19; amino-acid sequence: MIISPVNIEEREKLDLRSGDTIRVTQKITEKDKKTGKPKVRLQLFEGLCLAVKHGKEAGGTFTLRKVASGVGVERIFPLYSPSIDKIEVTKRSKVRRAKLYHIREKAAKEIKRQMRNIRTLPEVSVPEEILEPIENIAPETQKQEAKVE